In one Solanum dulcamara chromosome 1, daSolDulc1.2, whole genome shotgun sequence genomic region, the following are encoded:
- the LOC129899901 gene encoding uncharacterized protein LOC129899901 isoform X1: MGCESMKKLKPLVHLLLPLCVHWIAEEMTVSVLVDVTTNALCPGKSTCSEAIYINGVQQTVVGIFKMIVLPILGQLADEYGRKPLLLLTVSTTIIPFGLLTINKSREMVYAYYVLRTISYIISQGSIFCISVAYAADVVDVSSRAAVFSWITGLFSASHVLGNVLARFLPVGYIFQVSIGLLIFVPAYMTLFLAETVTPTEGNQSSTLKSNALKIVTERYNSMRYAANIVTSSPTLKCISLVSFFYELGMSGISSVLLYYLKSAFGFNKNQFSEILMMVGVGSIVSQIVVLPLINPLFGEKVILCMALLSSIAYAMLYGLAWAPWVPYLSASFGVIYILVKPSTYAVISKAALSADQGKAQGFVAGIQSVASLLSPVVMSPLTSWFLSRDAPFNCKGFSILCASLCMVVALCYASTLKVEAPRERTFDENAENIEAPLLT; the protein is encoded by the exons atggggTGTGAGAGTATGAAAAAGTTGAAGCCTTTGGTGCATTTGTTGTTGCCACTATGTGTTCATTGGATTGCTGAAGAGATGACTGTTTCTGTGCTTGTTGATGTTACTACTAATGCTCTTTGTCCAGGCAAATCCACTTGTTCTGAAGCTATTTATATCAATGGTGTTCAACAAACA GTCGTTGGAATATTCAAGATGATAGTCCTTCCTATTCTAGGTCAGCTTGCAGATGAGTATGGGCGTAAACCACTTCTTCTTCTCACTGTATCTACAACAATTATTCCTTTCG GTTTACTCACCATCAATAAGTCAAGGGAAATGGTCTATGCTTATTATGTCTTGCGGACAATTTCCTATATCATAAGTCAAGGGAGCATTTTCTGTATCTCTGTTGCTTATGCG GCAGATGTTGTTGACGTGAGTAGTAGAGCTGCAGTTTTTAGTTGGATTACAGGCCTTTTTTCTGCATCCCATGTTCTCGGGAATGTCCTCGCACGTTTTCTTCCCGTGGGCTACATTTTCCAG GTTTCAATAGGTCTCTTGATCTTTGTTCCTGCTTATATGACACTGTTTCTAGCAGAGACTGTAACACCAACAGAGGGGAACCAAAGTTCGACTCTAAAGAGCAATGCGCTGAAGATTGTCACAGAACGATATAACTCAATGAGATATGCTGCAAATATTGTCACTAGCAG TCCAACATTGAAGTGCATTTCTCTTGTATCTTTCTTCTATGAGTTGGGAATGTCCGGGATCAGCAGTGTTTTGCTG TACTATCTGAAATCAGCCTTTGGCTTCAACAAGAATCAGTTCTCAGAAATTTTGATGATGGTGGGAGTAGGTTCCATAGTCTCACAG ATTGTGGTGCTTCCTCTTATCAATCCTCTTTTTGGGGAGAAAGTGATACTTTGTATGGCGCTGCTTTCATCAATAGCCTAT GCAATGCTCTATGGATTAGCATGGGCACCTTGG GTACCATATCTAAGTGCTTCGTTTGGGGTCATCTACATCCTTGTTAAACCCTCT ACTTATGCTGTAATATCTAAAGCAGCACTTTCAGCAGATCAG GGCAAAGCACAGGGATTTGTTGCTGGTATTCAATCAGTCGCGAGTTTGTTATCTCCGGTTGTAATGAGTCCATTGACTT CGTGGTTTTTGTCCCGTGATGCACCTTTCAACTGCAAAGGATTTAGTATACTTTGTGCTTCTTTATGCATG GTGGTTGCACTGTGTTATGCTAGCACGCTAAAAGTCGAGGCACCACGAGAGAGGACCTTCGATGAAAATGCAGAGAACATTGAAGCACCACTTTTGACATGA
- the LOC129899901 gene encoding uncharacterized protein LOC129899901 isoform X2, which produces MIVLPILGQLADEYGRKPLLLLTVSTTIIPFGLLTINKSREMVYAYYVLRTISYIISQGSIFCISVAYAADVVDVSSRAAVFSWITGLFSASHVLGNVLARFLPVGYIFQVSIGLLIFVPAYMTLFLAETVTPTEGNQSSTLKSNALKIVTERYNSMRYAANIVTSSPTLKCISLVSFFYELGMSGISSVLLYYLKSAFGFNKNQFSEILMMVGVGSIVSQIVVLPLINPLFGEKVILCMALLSSIAYAMLYGLAWAPWVPYLSASFGVIYILVKPSTYAVISKAALSADQGKAQGFVAGIQSVASLLSPVVMSPLTSWFLSRDAPFNCKGFSILCASLCMVVALCYASTLKVEAPRERTFDENAENIEAPLLT; this is translated from the exons ATGATAGTCCTTCCTATTCTAGGTCAGCTTGCAGATGAGTATGGGCGTAAACCACTTCTTCTTCTCACTGTATCTACAACAATTATTCCTTTCG GTTTACTCACCATCAATAAGTCAAGGGAAATGGTCTATGCTTATTATGTCTTGCGGACAATTTCCTATATCATAAGTCAAGGGAGCATTTTCTGTATCTCTGTTGCTTATGCG GCAGATGTTGTTGACGTGAGTAGTAGAGCTGCAGTTTTTAGTTGGATTACAGGCCTTTTTTCTGCATCCCATGTTCTCGGGAATGTCCTCGCACGTTTTCTTCCCGTGGGCTACATTTTCCAG GTTTCAATAGGTCTCTTGATCTTTGTTCCTGCTTATATGACACTGTTTCTAGCAGAGACTGTAACACCAACAGAGGGGAACCAAAGTTCGACTCTAAAGAGCAATGCGCTGAAGATTGTCACAGAACGATATAACTCAATGAGATATGCTGCAAATATTGTCACTAGCAG TCCAACATTGAAGTGCATTTCTCTTGTATCTTTCTTCTATGAGTTGGGAATGTCCGGGATCAGCAGTGTTTTGCTG TACTATCTGAAATCAGCCTTTGGCTTCAACAAGAATCAGTTCTCAGAAATTTTGATGATGGTGGGAGTAGGTTCCATAGTCTCACAG ATTGTGGTGCTTCCTCTTATCAATCCTCTTTTTGGGGAGAAAGTGATACTTTGTATGGCGCTGCTTTCATCAATAGCCTAT GCAATGCTCTATGGATTAGCATGGGCACCTTGG GTACCATATCTAAGTGCTTCGTTTGGGGTCATCTACATCCTTGTTAAACCCTCT ACTTATGCTGTAATATCTAAAGCAGCACTTTCAGCAGATCAG GGCAAAGCACAGGGATTTGTTGCTGGTATTCAATCAGTCGCGAGTTTGTTATCTCCGGTTGTAATGAGTCCATTGACTT CGTGGTTTTTGTCCCGTGATGCACCTTTCAACTGCAAAGGATTTAGTATACTTTGTGCTTCTTTATGCATG GTGGTTGCACTGTGTTATGCTAGCACGCTAAAAGTCGAGGCACCACGAGAGAGGACCTTCGATGAAAATGCAGAGAACATTGAAGCACCACTTTTGACATGA
- the LOC129885431 gene encoding outer envelope protein 64, chloroplastic-like: MCLHAAFSPSALQLFTPSPLHAAISFTPPSASLLHAVLSVRFDINGFVTGFGNPDWSRTHEPASQTSTVVKTLVEGGATCTGRTVVDDMAFGISGEQRHFDTPTNPAMKLLEAF, encoded by the exons ATGTG TCTTCACGCCGCCTTCAGCCCTTCAGCCCTTCAGCTCTTCACGCCTTCACCGCTTCACGCCGCCATCAGCTTCACGCCGCCTTCAGCTTCACTACTTCACGCCGTCTTGAGTGTGAG ATTCGATATCAATGGATTTGTGACAGGGTTTGGGAACCCAGACTGGTCAAGGACTCACGAACCTGCTAGTCAGACGTCTACTGTGGTCAAGACACTTGTTGAAGGAGGAGCCACATGTACTGGAAGAACTGTTGTAGATGACATGGCCTTTGG TATTAGTGGTGAACAAAGACATTTTGATACTCCAACAAATCCGGCTATGAAGCTGTTGGAGGCCTTTTGA
- the LOC129899911 gene encoding nifU-like protein 5, mitochondrial produces MKGLLGRLITRANLRSCRLLTKPYAENGSLSTSRRFLYALSSKTPYAFSDFTSLKPSQCASSSPSLWSHFVGQQRTMFIQTQSTPNPLSLMFYPGKPVVEAGSTDFPNARSAMNSPLAKALFGIDGITRVFFGSDFITVTKSEEASWDFLKPEIFAAIMDFYSSGNPVFLDSSTAASMDTAIHEDDSETVAMIKELLETRIRPAVQDDGGDIEYRGFDPDTGVVKLKMQGACSGCPSSSVTLKSGIENMLMHYVPEVKSVEQELDEDEQPALTGASFE; encoded by the exons ATGAAGGGATTATTAGGGAGATTGATAACTAGAGCGAATCTCCGCAGCTGTAGATTGTTAACAAAACCCTATGCGGAAAATGGTTCACTTTCCACATCTCGTCGATTTCTATATGCTTTATCTTCCAAAACGCCGTATGCGTTCTCTGATTTCACTTCGTTAAAGCCTTCGCAGTGTGCTTCTTCAAGTCCTTCCTTATGGAGTCATTTCGTAG GCCAGCAGAGGACCATGTTTATCCAAACCCAATCAACTCCTAACCCTTTGTCCCTAATGTTCTATCCTGGGAAGCCGGTTGTGGAAGCTGGGAGTACAGACTTTCCAAATGCTCGTTCTGCCATGAATTCCCCTCTGGCGAAGGCCCTCTTTGGAATAGATG GGATTACACGTGTATTTTTTGGATCGGATTTTATTACTGTAACAAAAAGTGAAGAAGCTTCCTGGGATTTCCTCAAACCTGAAATATTTGCAGCAATTATGGATTTCTATTCTTCTGGGAACCCAGTGTTCCTCGACTCCAGTACTGCAGCCTCCATGGACACAGCTATCCATGAGGATGATTCAGAAACAGTTGCTATGATCAAGGAACTTTTGGAGACTCGTATTCGCCCAGCTGTACAAGATGATGGTGGGGACATTGAATACCGTGGATTTGATCCGGATACGGGAGTAGTCAAATTGAAAATGCAAGGAGCATGTAGTGGTTGCCCTAGCTCATCAGTTACACTTAAATCTGGTATCGAGAATATGCTCATGCATTATGTGCCCGAGGTTAAAAGTGTGGAGCAGGAACTGGATGAAGACGAACAACCTGCATTAACTGGGGCATCATTCGAGTAG